A window of Castanea sativa cultivar Marrone di Chiusa Pesio chromosome 1, ASM4071231v1 contains these coding sequences:
- the LOC142621601 gene encoding LOW QUALITY PROTEIN: F-box protein SKIP14 (The sequence of the model RefSeq protein was modified relative to this genomic sequence to represent the inferred CDS: deleted 1 base in 1 codon), with translation MPLDFSCRSIKNLSELEASYCQGMDGSELACGDPVGDDVIDKLPIDPFGMDIKSRIRITGWFQNLGEKPDLGSIGFGVDEAEKKMGDYHQLVTGLNWVWNGSMRFEPELGNMKIGGLSIPCDEYNGCGGVETGLLEGIFGLDGNVDEFMSISHLGNWFRNKGAQELKDFGNGKTSFDSEGGAPHDAMIFSLGYLGVQDLLNVERVCKSLRVMVRSDPLLWRSINIDHPLSGRITDDTLLKLAERAQGTLQCLNLLGCIRITDSGLKRVLETNPRLTKLSVPGCVRLSADGMLNNLRAFKSVGSPGIKHLRIAGVRGVTEEQFKELLFLLNVDNCAQLNAHKPQIYCGGNSYLSCDDDRAIDIEVCPKCQELRVVFDCPAESCQGKHQAAQLCRACILCIARCINCGRCIKDHDYEETFCLDLLCLDCLNQLLDCQDGPGKEGSSKALSFIKPATSFAFMADGEDIVYCQLVLVLE, from the exons ATGCCTCTAGATTTTTCTTGCAGGTCAATCAAGAATTTGTCTGAATTGGAGGCCTCTTATTGCCAAGGAATGGATGGGTCTGAATTGGCTTGTGGTGATCCGGTTGGTGATGATGTTATTGACAAGTTGCCTATTGATCCTTTTGGAATGGATATAAAGTCTAGGATTAGGATCACGGGTTGGTTTCAAAACTTGGGAGAGAAACCTGATTTGGGTTCTATTGGTTTTGGGGTTGATGAGGCTGAGAAAAAGATGGGTGATTATCATCAGCTAGTCACAGGGCTGAATTGGGTGTGGAATGGTTCTATGAGGTTTGAACCAGAATTGGGTAACATGAAGATTGGTGGGTTATCAATTCCATGTGATGAGTATAATGGTTGTGGTGGGGTTGAGACTGGATTGCTTGAGGGTATTTTTGGATTGGATGGAAATGTGGATGAGTTTATGAGTATTAGCCATTTGGGCAACTGGTTTCGTAACAAAGGAGCTCAGGAATTGAAGGATTTTGGGAATGGGAAAACTAGTTTTGATAGTGAAGGAGGGGCACCTCATGATGCCATGATTTTTTCTTTGGGCTATTTGGGTGTGCAGGACCTTCTGAATGTAGAAAGGGTTTGCAAATCTCTGCGTGTTATGGTTAGGAGTGATCCTCTTCTATGGAGGAGTATTAACATCGATCATCCGTTGAGTGGGAGGATCACTGATGATACTCTTCTGAAGTTAGCTGAAAGGGCTCAAGGCACTCTTCAGTGCTTGAATTTATTGGGGTGCATAAGAATCACAGATAGTGGTTTGAAACGTGTGCTTGAAACCAATCCTAGACTGACAAAG CTAAGTGTGCCAGGATGTGTCAGACTTAGTGCCGATGGCATGTTGAATAACTTGAGGGCCTTCAAGTCTGTTGGCTCACCTGGAATAAAGCACTTAAGAATCGCTGGTGTCCGTGGTGTAACAGAAGAGCAGTTCAAAGAATTGCTATTCTTGCTGAATGTAGATAACTGTGCGCAGCTGAATGCCCACAAACCACAGATTTATTGTGGGGGGAATTCATATCTCTCTTGTGATGATGATCGTGCCATTGATATTGAGGTCTGCCCCAAGTGCCAGGAATTGAGAGTAGTTTTTGATTGTCCAGCAGAGAGTTGCCAGGGGAAACATCAGGCTGCTCAGTTGTGCAGGGCTTGCATACTCTGCATAGCACGTTGTATCAATTGTGGACGCTGCATTAAGGACCATGATTATGAGGAAACATTCTGTCTAGACTTACTTTGTTTGGATTGTTTGAATCAGCTACTTGACTGCCAAGATGGGCCAGGTAAAGAAGGTTCTTCCAAG GCACTATCATTCATCAAGCCAGCTACCAGTTTTGCGTTTATGGCTGATGGAGAAGATATTGTATATTGTCAGTTAGTGTTGGTTTTGGAGTAG
- the LOC142611608 gene encoding glucose-6-phosphate 1-dehydrogenase 6, cytoplasmic, giving the protein MESGRWHVEKRAGLKSDGSPKVNEYVLETGCLSIVVLGASGDLAKKKTFPALFNLFRQGFLHPDEVHIFGYARTKISDDELRNRIRGYLINDKNASPEHVEKLSKFLELIKYVSGSYDSEEGFRLLDKEISEHELSKNSVEGTSRRLFYLALPPSVYPSVCKMIRSFCMNRSDLGGWTRIVVEKPFGKDLESAEQLSTQIGELFEEPQIYRIDHYLGKELVQNLLVLRFANRFFLPLWNRDNIDNVQIVFREDFGTDGRGGYFDEYGIIRDIIQNHLLQVFCLVAMEKPVSLKPEHIRDEKVKVLQSVLPIKDEEVVLGQYEGYRDDPTVPDQSNTPTFATLVLRIHNERWEGVPFVLKAGKALNSRKAEIRVQFKDVPGDIYKCKKQGRNEFVIRLQPSEAMYMKLTVKQPGLEMSTAQSELDLSYVQRYQGVTIPEAYERLILDTIRGDQQHFVRRDELKAAWEIFTPLLHRIDDGEMKPLPYQPGSRGPAEADELLAKAGYVQTHGYVWIPPTL; this is encoded by the exons ATGGAATCAGGACGTTGGCACGTTGAGAAAAGAGCTGGTTTAAAAAGCGATGGGTCCCCGAAAGTCAATGAGTATGTCCTTGAAACTGGGTGTCTCTCTATAGTTGTGCTTGGTGCTTCTGGCGATCTTGCCAAGAAGAAGACTTTTCCGGCACTCTTCAACCTTTTTCGACAG GGATTTCTACACCCTGATGAGGTTCACATTTTTGGCTACGCAAGGACGAAGATTTCAGATGATGAGTTAAGAAACCGCATACGGGG ATATCTTATTAATGATAAAAATGCTTCACCAGAGCACGTGGAGAAATTATCCAAGTTTCTAGAACTG atCAAATATGTAAGTGGTTCTTATGATTCTGAGGAGGGCTTCCGGCTGCTGGATAAGGAAATTTCAGAGcatgaattatcaaaaaatagtgTGGAGGGAACATCTCGGAGACTCTTTTATCTTGCACTTCCTCCATCAGTTTATCCATCTGTCTGCAAGATGATAAGGAGTTTCTGCATGAATAGAT CTGATCTTGGTGGATGGACACGGATTGTTGTTGAGAAACCTTTTGGCAAAGATTTGGAATCTGCAGAACAACTCAGCACCCAGATTGGAGAGTTGTTTGAAGAACCACAAATTTACCGTATTGATCACTATCTGGGAAAGGAATTGGTGCAGAATCTG TTGGTTCTTCGTTTTGCAAATCGCTTCTTCTTGCCCCTTTGGAATCGTGACAACATTGACAATGTACAG ATTGTGTTTAGGGAGGATTTTGGGACTGATGGTCGTGGtggatattttgatgaatatgG AATTATTCGCGATATCATTCAAAATCATCTCTTGCAG GTTTTTTGCCTGGTTGCTATGGAAAAGCCTGTTTCTCTCAAACCTGAGCACATCCGGGATGAGAAAGTGAAG GTTCTTCAATCAGTTCTTCCAATTAAAGATGAAGAGGTTGTTCTTGGGCAATATGAAGGCTATAGGGATGATCCAACAGTTCCTGATCAGTCAAACACTCCAACTTTTGCAACTTTAGTTCTGAGAATACATAATGAAAGATGGGAAG GTGTCCCGTTTGTACTTAAGGCTGGGAAAGCATTGAATTCGAGAAAGGCAGAAATAAGAGTTCAATTTAAGGATGTTCCTGGTGATATATACAAAT GTAAAAAACAAGGGAGAAATGAGTTTGTAATACGCCTTCAACCCTCAGAAGCCATGTACATGAAGCTTACG GTCAAGCAGCCTGGACTGGAGATGTCTACCGCGCAAAGTGAATTAGACTTGTCATATGTGCAACGTTATCAAGGGGTTACAATCCCAGAAGCTTATGAGCGTTTAATTCTTGACAC AATAAGAGGTGATCAGCAGCATTTTGTTCGCAGAGATGAGTTGAAG GCGGCCTGGGAGATCTTCACACCTCTTCTGCACAGAATTGATGATGGTGAAATGAAGCCACTTCCATACCAACCAGGCAGCCGAGGTCCTGCAGAAGCAGATGAACTTCTAGCAAAAGCTGGTTATGTTCAAACACATGGTTATGTATGGATCCCTCCCACCTTGTAG
- the LOC142621533 gene encoding plant UBX domain-containing protein 1: MVVDAPFPLTLKRRKLTSIDSMEAETAKAKFAAIQGKLGREIRVFETSALSPSSNEVSNSEETDDFYEFTAEDYYRILATKKQDKYLKTRKLREAEEATRRSRITKAVIRIRFPDNHTLEVTFHPSETIQSLIDLLVKVVARPELPFYIYTTPPKKQIKDMAQDFFSAGFVPGAIVYFSYDLPRGDGDDTTGANSGPFLQEEIMSLKGLELIIEQGQQAEPAQSVPEPVTAAPSPVVQERKPAEKKPVKPKWLKM; the protein is encoded by the exons ATGGTTGTTGATGCTCCTTTTCCACTAACtttgaaaagaagaaagctCACAAGCATTGATTCCATGGAGGCTGAAACTGCTAAg GCCAAGTTTGCAGCTATTCAAGGAAAATTAGGACGAGAAATTCGTGTGTTTGAAACATCAGCACTTTCTCCATCCTCAAATGAAGTGTCCAACAGTG AGGAGACAGATGACTTCTATGAGTTCACAGCAGAGGATTATTATCGCATTTTAGCAACGAAAAAGCAAG ATAAATATTTGAAAACACGAAAACTTCGAGAGGCAGAAGAGGCAACTCGTAGGTCAAGAATAACAAAG GCTGTAATTAGGATTCGCTTTCCTGATAATCACACGTTAGAGGTCACATTTCACCCATCTGAAACAATTCAGAGCTTGATTGATCTTCTCGTGAAAGTTGTTGCTCGACCTGAACTACCATTCTATATAT ATACTACTCCTCCTAAGAAGCAGATAAAAGACATGGCTCAGGATTTCTTCAGTGCTGGCTTTGTTCCTGGGGCAATTGTGTATTTTTCATATGATCTACCAAGAG GTGATGGTGATGATACAACAGGTGCCAATTCAGGTCCCTTCCTACAAGAAGAGATCATGTCTTTGAAAGGGTTGGAACTCATTATTGAGCAGGGGCAGCAGGCAGAACCTGCTCAGTCTGTGCCGGAACCTGTAACAGCAGCACCCTCCCCCGTGGTGCAAGAACGGAAGCCTGCTGAGAAAAAACCTGTTAAGCCAAAGTGGCTGAAAATGTGA